In Pseudomonadota bacterium, the following proteins share a genomic window:
- a CDS encoding cytochrome c biogenesis protein CcdA, producing MDLVFGYLAGLLTLINPCVVPVLPIVLASALQASRAGPLALAAGMSLAFVALGVGISAFGYALGIDAETIANAGAVLMILFGLVLLVPRFSARFATATGGFAGSADAQLDGMDGGSLRGQFLTGALLGAVWSPCVGPTLGGAIALASTGQSLGWATAIMASFALGVSTIILALGYGAQSALRGRAAAMRRMAAYARPLMGVILVVVGTGILFKVHHMIEIWALDTLPVWLQDLSVRF from the coding sequence ATGGACCTCGTCTTCGGATATCTCGCCGGGCTGCTCACGCTGATCAATCCCTGCGTCGTGCCTGTGCTGCCCATCGTGCTTGCCTCGGCGCTGCAGGCTTCCCGAGCGGGGCCGCTGGCACTCGCGGCGGGCATGAGCCTTGCCTTCGTGGCGCTGGGTGTGGGCATTTCCGCCTTCGGCTACGCGTTGGGCATCGACGCGGAGACGATCGCCAATGCCGGCGCGGTCCTCATGATCCTTTTCGGCCTCGTCCTGCTTGTGCCCCGCTTCTCGGCGCGCTTCGCCACTGCAACGGGCGGCTTCGCGGGCTCCGCCGATGCCCAGCTCGACGGGATGGACGGGGGCTCCCTGCGCGGCCAGTTCCTCACCGGCGCGCTTCTCGGCGCGGTTTGGAGCCCTTGCGTGGGCCCGACGCTGGGCGGCGCCATCGCGCTGGCCTCCACCGGGCAGAGCCTCGGCTGGGCCACGGCGATCATGGCGAGCTTCGCGCTGGGCGTCTCCACCATCATCCTGGCGCTCGGCTACGGAGCGCAATCGGCGCTGCGCGGGCGCGCCGCGGCCATGCGCCGGATGGCGGCCTATGCCCGCCCGCTCATGGGGGTGATCCTCGTCGTCGTCGGCACGGGCATCCTCTTCAAGGTCCACCACATGATCGAAATCTGGGCGCTCGACACGCTGCCCGTCTGGCTACAGGACCTTTCGGTCCGCTTCTGA
- a CDS encoding thioredoxin family protein, which translates to MHRRTFLLAAAAAPLATRAMGATGWVDYIPGLVRDRLAAGETVFLDVAADWCTTCRSQERTINALMGENPAYAEAVTFVRLDWDDHKNAPIVQDLRIPRRSTLVVLKGEDELGRIVAGTRKADIQALMDTALTAASA; encoded by the coding sequence ATGCACCGCCGTACCTTCCTCCTCGCCGCCGCGGCTGCGCCGCTCGCCACCCGCGCCATGGGCGCCACGGGCTGGGTCGATTACATCCCCGGCCTCGTGCGCGACCGCCTCGCGGCGGGAGAGACCGTCTTTCTCGACGTGGCCGCGGATTGGTGCACTACCTGCCGCAGTCAGGAGCGGACGATCAATGCGCTCATGGGCGAGAACCCGGCCTATGCCGAGGCCGTCACCTTCGTGCGCCTCGACTGGGATGACCACAAGAACGCGCCGATCGTGCAGGACCTGCGCATTCCACGCCGCTCCACGCTTGTTGTGCTTAAAGGCGAGGATGAGCTCGGCCGCATCGTGGCCGGCACGCGGAAGGCTGACATCCAAGCGCTCATGGATACCGCGCTCACCGCCGCCAGCGCCTGA